The Chitinophaga niabensis genomic interval GGCACCGCAACTGGTTCCATCCATCGCGCAGGAACTGGGTACGCTCAATCTCTGCAAGGATAAAAGCACTACCCGCATTGTAATAGAAAAACCCTTCGGGCACGACCTGGAATCTGCACATGAATTGAATGCGCTGCTTTCCGGTCTGTTTGCAGAAGAGCAGATCTTCCGCATAGATCACTACCTCGGAAAAGAAACCGTACAGAACATCCTGGCCCTGCGTTTTGCCAATGCATTGTTTGAGCCGGTATGGAACCGTCACTATATAGATCATATCCAGATCACCGCAGCAGAAAGTGTGGGCCTGGAAGACCGCGCAGGTTATTATGAGAATTCAGGGGCACTGAGGGACATGGTGCAGAACCACATCCTGCAACTGATGTGTATGGTGGCAATGGAAGCACCGGTATCTTTTGATGCGAACGAGATCCGTAATAAAAAGGTAGATGTACTCAATGCCATCCGCCCTATTAAGAAAGAAGACGTTCACGAACATGCGGTACGTGGCCAGTATGGCGCCGGATGGATGAAAGGGAAACAGGCGGTTGGTTATCGCGAAGAAAAGAACGTGAAACAGGGTTCCAATACAGAAACCTACGCAGCCGTGAAGTTCTATGTAGATAACTGGCGTTGGGAAGGTGTACCTTTTTATGTGCGCACAGGTAAATACCTGCACCAGAAATCCACACATGTTACTATCCAGTTCAAAGAAGCGCCTACTTATGCATTTCCTTCGGAAGCAGCAGAATCCTGGCGTTCCAACAGGCTTACCATCAGCATTCAGCCTGAAATGGATGTTCGCATCCGCTTCCAGGCTAAACGCCCCGGCCAGACGATGACGCTGGACCCTGTGAACATGACCTTCACTTATGAAGGATCTGATGATCACACACCGGAAGCATACGAAACCCTGCTGCTGGATGTAATGGAAGGAGATGCCACGCTCTTCATGCGTGCAGACCAGGTAGAGGCTGCCTGGAAAGTGGTAATGCCTATCCTGGATACATGGGAAACACGCATTCCGCAGGACTTCCCGAACTATGCACCGGATTCATGGGGCCCTGAAGATGCAGATGCCATGATTGCCCGTGACGGACATTCATGGATCAATCTTCCTCCTGAAAAAGCAAAATAAGCAACATGGAATTACACATCGCCAAAGATATACAGCAGCTGAGTGAAAACCTGGCTGCTTTCATCAGCCAGAAGATCCAGGATGTATTACAGCAGCAGGAGATCTTTACTTTCGTACTGTCCGGTGGCAGCACGCCTAAAAGCCTGTATGCTTTGCTGGCCAGGGAACCTTACATCGATATGATCCCCTGGGCCAGGGTACATTTTTTCTGGGGAGATGAAAGGGCGGTACCTTTTGAAGATGCGCGCAATAATGCCCGTATGGCATTTGATGTGTTGCTGGACAAAACAGGTACACCTCCTGAAAATATTCACGTGATGCGCACGGATATTGAGCCGGAAGCTGCAGCTGCTGAATACGAAAAGATCCTCCACCGTTATTTTGACGGGAAAACCAATACATTTGACCTGGTACTGTTAGGTATGGGAGATGATGGGCATACTTTATCCCTCTTCCCCGGATTACCTATCGTACATGAAAAGAAAGCCTGGGTGAAAGCATTCTTCCTGAAAGCGCAGGACATGTATCGCATCACGCTCACTGCTCCGGTTACCAACCTCGCTTCCAGCGTTGTGTTTATGGCAACAGGTGCAGGAAAGGCACTCACTTTACAAGGTGTCATCAACGGCGCGCCTGATCCGGACCGTTATCCTTCTCAACTGATCCGTCCCGAAAACGGGGAACTGCATTGGTTTGTAGATGAAGCGGCGGCTGAAGCGCTGCAAGTATAAAGCTGTACGAATTATCAATTGCGCAGCAATTATCGTTCGTATGTGTAATTGATAATTCGTAACCTTTAACATGGCTAAGATCCTTCTACTCTTTGCACACCCTGCGTTTGAACGCTCCCGCATACATGCTGCGCTGCTGAAAGCCGCAGCAGGTTTGCCGGATGTTACCCTGCACGATCTCTACGAAGTATATCCTGATTTTGATGTGGTGCCCAGGATAGAACAAAAGCTCCTGTCCGAACACGACATCATTATCTTTCAACATCCTTTCTACTGGTATAGCGGCCCTGCATTGCTGAAACAATGGATAGACCTGGTATTGCAGCATGGCTGGGCTTATGGCCATGAAGGTGTTGCATTGAAAGGGAAGTATTTAATGAATGTTATTTCGGCTGGCGGAAAGGAACAGTCCTATTCCCCGGAAGGGCATCATGGCTATCCGCTGAAGCAATTCATGTTACCTTTTGAGCAAACTGCCACACTCTGCAATATGCAGTACCTGCCGCCTTTTGTGGTGCATGACAGCAACAGCCTCAGTGCACAGCAACTGAGTACATATACAGCAGCGTATGTGGAACTGCTAAAAGGTTTGCAGTCCGGCAAAATAGATCTGCCACAGGCACAGCAGCAATACTATATCAATGCATTAGTAGGGGCACCTGATCATTTATCCTAACAGAGAGTCTACATGTCTAACGAATCCTTTTTCTACCAGGCTTTAGTTTATCTCGCCACCATGGTGGTATTTGTACCTCTTGCCAAAAAGCTCAACCTGGGTTCCGTATTGGGATACCTGATGGGCGGTATTATCATTGGCCCTGCTTTGCTGGGATTGATAGGCCATGGGGGGCAGGACCTGATGCACTTTGCAGAATTCGGTGTAGTGATGATGTTGTTCCTGATAGGATTGGAATTAGAACCTTCCTTACTCTGGAAGCTCCGCGCCCCCATCCTTGGAATGGGCGGATTACAGGTAACTGTTACGGCTATCTTAATAGCAGGATTATCTTTTTCATTAGGTATGCCTTTCAATGAATCATTGATCCTTGGCATGATCCTTTCCCTTTCTTCCACGGCTATTGTATTACAGATCTTAACAGAAAAGGGACAGATGGGTTCCGCTGCCGGCCAGAGCACCTTTTCTGTATTACTGTTCCAGGATATTGCAGTGATCCCCATGCTGGCTATTTTTCCATTACTCGCACCGGCGGGTACTGGTGCAGTACATGCGGAGAGTACTTCTCTCATTGCCAACCAACCGGCCTGGGCAAAAACATTGATCGTACTGGGTGCTGTATCTGCTCTTGGTATTGGCGGGCGTTTTGTGGTGAAGCCCATCCTGCATATTGTGGCGCGCACAAGGCTGCGTGAATTATTCACGGCCTCTGCATTATTACTGGTAGTAGGAATTGCGGTGCTGATGACCTTAGTTGGGTTAAGCCCTGCATTGGGCGCTTTCCTGGGAGGCGTGGTGTTAGCCAACAGCGAATACCGTCATGAACTGGAAAGTGATATTGAGCCTTTTAAAGGGCTATTGTTAGGATTATTCTTTATAGGAGTAGGTGCCTCTATCGATTTCAAACTCGTGCTTGCAGAACCTCTATTGATATTGGGACTTGTACTCGGTATCATGCTGGTGAAGTTTTTAGTGTTACTGGGATTAGGCAGGTTGTTCCGCCTTAGCGGAGAACAGAACCTGCTGTTTGCTTTTGCGCTGCCACAGGTAGGAGAGTTTGCCTTCGTGTTATTTTCCTTCGCCCTGCAATCTGCATTACTACCACAACGAATAGTAAGCATTATGATGGCAGTGGTGGCTATCAGTATGGCCCTCACGCCTTTGGTGTTACTGGCACATGAAAAATGGATCGTGCCCAACTTTGGTTGTGGTGCAAAAAATGTTGAAAGGGAACCGGATAAGATAGATGAAAAGAATCCTGTGATCATTGCAGGTTTTGATCACTTTGGCACTATCGTTGGCCGTTTCCTGCGCGCCAGCGGAGTTCGTTCTACTGTACTGGACCTGGATTCCGACAGGGTAGACCTGCTAAGGAGGATGGGGCTGAAGGTGTATTACGGAGATGCGGCCCGTATGGATATGCTGCAATCTGCCGGTGCTATGCAGGCCAAGCTGATCGTTATTGCCATGGAAACGCCGGAGAAGAACCTGGAAGTAGTGGATGCCGTTAAAAAACATTTCCCGCATTTGCAGATGCTGGTGAGAGCTACCGAAAATGCAGATGCTTTTGATCTCATGAATTCAGGCGTGTTACATATCTACAGGGAAACTGTGGACACCTCTCTCCGTATGGCATCCGATGCACTCGAAATGCTGGGCCACCGTGCTTATCAATCGCAACGCGCAGCCCGTATGTTCCGCAAGTTCGATGAACAATCCTTAAAAGGAATGGCCGCTTACCGGGATGATAAACAATATGTGAATGTGGTGAAGGAACGGATAGATGAACTGCAGAAACTTATCCAGGCAGACAGCTATACGAACTTAATGATCCGGGATGCCGGATGGAATAAAGAGGATGCTGAGGAAAGGAATTAGTACGGCATAGTGTCTGCCGCCCAGCAGAGGGCGAAAGTTTTTTGGTGAATGATCAATGCCCTGCCCCATGTCCGCCATGCCCGCCGTTTTCAGCTTCCCATCGTTTGCCTTCTTCTTCCATCTGCGCCAGCTTCTTCTTACCATAAGCAATCCTTGTGATCAGCACGTACAGTACAGGTACTGTAAAGATGGCCAGCAGCGTGGCGGCAAGCATACCGCCAATTACCGTGAAACCAATGTTCAGCCTTGATGCGGCACCTGCTCCTTCTGAGAGTACGAGTGGCGTAACGCCGAGGATGAAAGCGAAGGAAGTCATGAGGATGGGCCTGAAACGCAGGCTCACTGCTTCCAGTGTTGCCTGTATCAAAGGCATCCCCCTGTCCACCCGCTCTTTACAGAATTCTACGATGAGGATGGCGTTCTTCGCAGATAGCCCGATCAGGGTGATCAGACCAATCTGCGAGTAAACGCTATTGGCTTGTCCGGTTAGCCACAAAGCAAGGATAGATCCAAACAGGGCTACCGGAACTGCCAATAGTACGGAGAAAGGGACAGACCAACTTTCATATAGCGCGGTTAATAGTAGAAAAACGAAAAGGATAGAGAGGCCGAAGATCATCATGCTCTTGTTACCGGCTTCAATTTCCTGCCGGGAGATATTCGTCCATTCATAACCAAAGTTAGCAGGAAGCACCTGTGCGGAAACTTCTTCCATGGCCTTGATAGCATCACCACTACTGAATCCCGGTTTGGCAGTACCACTGATCTCTACAGACCTGTAGAGGTTAAAGTGATTGATCACTGGAGCACCTGCTCCCAGTTTTGAACGGATCAATGTACTAAGCGGCACCATTTCTCCCCTCACATTACGAACGAAATAAGATTTGAGTGCATCGATATCTTTACGGTATGCGGTATCTGCCTGTAATACTACACGGAGGCTGCGTCCGAATTTGGTGAAGTCGTTCACATACGCGCCACCCAGGAAGGTCTGCAAAGCGCCGAACACATCTGTAACGGCAACACCCATTTGTTTACAGCGGTCGCGGTCCACTTCAATATTGAACTCCGGTGTTTTGGCACTGAAGAAGGCATACGCCATCGCAATTTCGGGGCGTTGATTCGCAGCCATCAAAACCTGGCCAAGTACCCTGTTGAATTCTGCAAGGTCTGTGCCGCTTTTTTGTTCCAATACATAAGAGAACCCACTGGAAGTTCCCAGTCCACGCAGGGTGGGAGAGGGTAACGCGAGTACGGAGGCTTCTGTTATCTGTGAAAGTTTTCCCTGTATACGGCCTACTACTTTATTGATATTATCCCCTTTTGGGTAACGGATACCCCATGGTTTCAGGTTCACAAACCAGGTAGCCGAGTTGGGTTTGATAGCATTCGCAATGAAGTTGATACCTGTTACGCCCATGTAGTGATTTACAGCAGAATCTTCTGACAGGATCTGGTTTACACGGGTAGCTATTTCCCTGGTCCTTTGAGAGGAAGCGGCGTCCGGT includes:
- the zwf gene encoding glucose-6-phosphate dehydrogenase translates to MQQHKRPPASILFIFGGSGDLNYRKLTPALYNLFLDEWMPDKFAIVGIGRTEYSAEDYRSHLTEGIAKFSRRKEEQNGHYKQFFEHVNYLQLDAGDVASYQRIADYVQQKEQEWGVHPNVIFYLAVAPQLVPSIAQELGTLNLCKDKSTTRIVIEKPFGHDLESAHELNALLSGLFAEEQIFRIDHYLGKETVQNILALRFANALFEPVWNRHYIDHIQITAAESVGLEDRAGYYENSGALRDMVQNHILQLMCMVAMEAPVSFDANEIRNKKVDVLNAIRPIKKEDVHEHAVRGQYGAGWMKGKQAVGYREEKNVKQGSNTETYAAVKFYVDNWRWEGVPFYVRTGKYLHQKSTHVTIQFKEAPTYAFPSEAAESWRSNRLTISIQPEMDVRIRFQAKRPGQTMTLDPVNMTFTYEGSDDHTPEAYETLLLDVMEGDATLFMRADQVEAAWKVVMPILDTWETRIPQDFPNYAPDSWGPEDADAMIARDGHSWINLPPEKAK
- a CDS encoding monovalent cation:proton antiporter-2 (CPA2) family protein, with amino-acid sequence MSNESFFYQALVYLATMVVFVPLAKKLNLGSVLGYLMGGIIIGPALLGLIGHGGQDLMHFAEFGVVMMLFLIGLELEPSLLWKLRAPILGMGGLQVTVTAILIAGLSFSLGMPFNESLILGMILSLSSTAIVLQILTEKGQMGSAAGQSTFSVLLFQDIAVIPMLAIFPLLAPAGTGAVHAESTSLIANQPAWAKTLIVLGAVSALGIGGRFVVKPILHIVARTRLRELFTASALLLVVGIAVLMTLVGLSPALGAFLGGVVLANSEYRHELESDIEPFKGLLLGLFFIGVGASIDFKLVLAEPLLILGLVLGIMLVKFLVLLGLGRLFRLSGEQNLLFAFALPQVGEFAFVLFSFALQSALLPQRIVSIMMAVVAISMALTPLVLLAHEKWIVPNFGCGAKNVEREPDKIDEKNPVIIAGFDHFGTIVGRFLRASGVRSTVLDLDSDRVDLLRRMGLKVYYGDAARMDMLQSAGAMQAKLIVIAMETPEKNLEVVDAVKKHFPHLQMLVRATENADAFDLMNSGVLHIYRETVDTSLRMASDALEMLGHRAYQSQRAARMFRKFDEQSLKGMAAYRDDKQYVNVVKERIDELQKLIQADSYTNLMIRDAGWNKEDAEERN
- the pgl gene encoding 6-phosphogluconolactonase, with protein sequence MELHIAKDIQQLSENLAAFISQKIQDVLQQQEIFTFVLSGGSTPKSLYALLAREPYIDMIPWARVHFFWGDERAVPFEDARNNARMAFDVLLDKTGTPPENIHVMRTDIEPEAAAAEYEKILHRYFDGKTNTFDLVLLGMGDDGHTLSLFPGLPIVHEKKAWVKAFFLKAQDMYRITLTAPVTNLASSVVFMATGAGKALTLQGVINGAPDPDRYPSQLIRPENGELHWFVDEAAAEALQV
- the kefF gene encoding glutathione-regulated potassium-efflux system oxidoreductase KefF; its protein translation is MAKILLLFAHPAFERSRIHAALLKAAAGLPDVTLHDLYEVYPDFDVVPRIEQKLLSEHDIIIFQHPFYWYSGPALLKQWIDLVLQHGWAYGHEGVALKGKYLMNVISAGGKEQSYSPEGHHGYPLKQFMLPFEQTATLCNMQYLPPFVVHDSNSLSAQQLSTYTAAYVELLKGLQSGKIDLPQAQQQYYINALVGAPDHLS